The DNA window GCCCGCGGGCCGGCGGCCGTGAAGAGTTCCATCCCGACCTTGAACCAACCCACCCGGTCGCCCACAAGCTCGATGAGTCGCCGCGCCCCGTCAAGGTTCGGGACATCGGCGGCGACGATGAGGCGTTCGCCACCCTTCGGACTC is part of the Bacillota bacterium genome and encodes:
- a CDS encoding orotidine 5'-phosphate decarboxylase / HUMPS family protein, with protein sequence MLRSPKGGERLIVAADVPNLDGARRLIELVGDRVGWFKVGMELFTAAGPRA